One Pseudomonas tolaasii NCPPB 2192 genomic window carries:
- a CDS encoding DegT/DnrJ/EryC1/StrS family aminotransferase yields the protein MNITVTKPFIPPFAEFQNYLSGIWAREWLTNNGPLVNELEIELKKNLGVEKLLFLSNGTVALQIAIRALDLKGEIITTPFSYVATTSSIVWEHCSPVMVDICPDSLNIDPAKIEAAITAETSAILATHVFGNPCDVDAIEAIAKKHNLHVIYDAVHAFGTTYKERSLLAYGDIATCSFHATKLFHTIEGGAVVANDAHVIKRLAMMRNFGHSSATEFGEIGINGKNSEVHAAMGLCNLKYVDSILEQRKLLSQRYLLNLKGCGFKYQKIAENTVYNHAYFPVIMESEAVVLAVIEYLNLHSIYPRRYFYPSLSELHYVEGQSSPIAEDISRRIICLPLYHSLSTEEVDMVCVLLKKAIEQ from the coding sequence ATGAACATCACCGTGACAAAACCATTCATTCCGCCCTTTGCAGAATTCCAAAACTACCTTTCCGGGATTTGGGCGCGAGAGTGGCTAACCAATAACGGACCTTTGGTTAATGAGCTTGAAATTGAGCTGAAAAAGAACCTCGGTGTCGAAAAGTTGTTGTTCCTGAGTAACGGTACTGTCGCTTTGCAAATCGCGATTCGCGCCCTGGACTTAAAGGGTGAAATTATCACGACACCTTTTAGTTATGTGGCGACGACCTCAAGCATCGTCTGGGAGCACTGCTCACCGGTGATGGTTGATATTTGCCCGGACAGCCTGAATATCGACCCTGCCAAAATCGAGGCCGCCATCACGGCCGAGACGTCAGCCATTCTGGCAACGCATGTATTTGGTAACCCTTGCGATGTCGATGCCATCGAGGCGATTGCAAAAAAACATAATCTGCACGTGATTTACGATGCCGTCCATGCGTTTGGCACGACCTACAAAGAGCGCTCATTGCTCGCCTATGGTGATATTGCGACGTGCAGTTTCCATGCGACAAAACTCTTTCACACCATTGAAGGGGGCGCTGTCGTCGCGAATGACGCCCACGTGATCAAACGTTTGGCGATGATGCGTAACTTCGGCCACTCGTCGGCAACCGAGTTTGGCGAAATTGGTATCAACGGTAAAAACTCCGAAGTCCATGCCGCGATGGGCCTGTGCAATCTGAAATATGTGGATAGCATTCTGGAACAGCGCAAGCTGCTGTCGCAACGCTACTTGCTGAACTTGAAAGGCTGCGGCTTCAAGTATCAGAAGATAGCCGAAAACACCGTTTATAACCACGCCTACTTTCCGGTCATAATGGAAAGTGAAGCGGTCGTGCTGGCGGTTATTGAGTATTTGAACCTTCATAGTATCTACCCGCGTCGTTATTTTTATCCATCGCTGTCTGAGTTGCATTACGTTGAGGGCCAGTCTTCGCCGATTGCTGAAGATATTTCTCGCCGTATCATTTGCCTGCCGCTGTACCACTCACTGTCGACTGAGGAAGTTGACATGGTATGCGTGTTGTTGAAGAAGGCGATAGAGCAATAA
- a CDS encoding acyltransferase family protein — MGNNFHLLRYVLAALVIYSHSFGLLGLPEAGVFRYGFGTLAVKCFFALSGYLITLSCLRSASLYGFALNRTLRIAPALIVALIFSHFIGVYFNKFIGNPVEYIVNGPVWTLSWEVLCYALCGFLWWFGALNKNVLTAIVVVAWGLYCLIPGSNDASAVISPMILLFFTGSVIALNEQQFNLRISGPVFFVLLIVLCVDTGGSIGTWFFEQIPFLYGPGMSVMDYYTLLFLFALSFALIWLALYVKPVLNLRNDYSYGLYIYAWPVQQSLIALFSPPPLILFVSSLAVTHVLAMASWHLLEKRVLRFKV; from the coding sequence ATGGGGAACAACTTTCACTTACTGAGGTACGTGCTGGCGGCCCTGGTGATCTATTCGCATTCCTTTGGGTTGCTGGGGCTGCCTGAGGCTGGCGTATTCCGTTATGGGTTCGGCACGCTGGCGGTGAAATGCTTTTTTGCATTAAGCGGCTATTTGATCACGCTCAGTTGCCTTCGCTCGGCAAGTTTGTATGGGTTTGCTCTGAATCGCACCCTGCGAATTGCGCCCGCGCTGATCGTGGCGCTGATATTCAGTCACTTTATTGGCGTGTATTTCAATAAATTCATCGGTAATCCGGTTGAGTATATTGTCAATGGCCCCGTGTGGACCTTGTCCTGGGAGGTACTTTGCTACGCCCTGTGTGGCTTTTTGTGGTGGTTCGGCGCATTAAATAAAAATGTCCTGACCGCTATTGTTGTGGTTGCGTGGGGGTTGTATTGCCTGATTCCTGGCAGTAACGATGCCAGTGCTGTCATTTCGCCCATGATCCTGCTGTTTTTTACCGGCAGTGTTATTGCTCTCAATGAGCAGCAATTCAATCTGCGTATTTCCGGCCCTGTCTTTTTTGTGCTGCTGATTGTCTTGTGCGTTGATACCGGCGGTTCGATCGGGACCTGGTTTTTTGAGCAGATTCCCTTTCTATACGGACCGGGCATGTCCGTCATGGATTACTACACGCTGCTCTTTCTCTTTGCATTGTCGTTTGCACTGATCTGGCTGGCGTTGTATGTGAAGCCGGTTCTTAATTTGCGCAATGATTACTCTTATGGTCTCTACATTTATGCCTGGCCTGTCCAGCAGTCTCTAATTGCTTTGTTTTCACCGCCGCCACTGATTTTGTTCGTGTCGTCGTTGGCGGTGACGCACGTGCTGGCAATGGCATCCTGGCATTTGCTGGAGAAACGAGTGCTGCGCTTTAAAGTTTAA
- a CDS encoding acetyltransferase: MTAVYGIVGAGGYGREVMPLARAQLKDALSSGAAKLYFVVEGDVEHDLINDYPVVSLETFLNFPGDRFFNIAIGASSARERISSICEEAGAAAFSIVAQNVVILDCNEIAEGAVLSPFVTITSNAKIGRHFHANLYAYVAHDCIIGDYVTFAPSAKCNGNVTIEDHAYIGTGASIIQGKQGKPLVIGRGAIVGMGAVVTKSVPAGVTVIGNPARPLTREGLKK, encoded by the coding sequence ATGACGGCTGTTTACGGAATAGTGGGTGCGGGTGGTTACGGTCGAGAGGTGATGCCTCTTGCCCGTGCACAATTGAAAGACGCATTGTCATCCGGTGCTGCGAAGCTCTATTTTGTGGTGGAGGGCGACGTCGAGCACGACCTTATTAATGATTACCCTGTTGTCTCTTTGGAAACGTTCCTGAACTTTCCGGGCGACAGGTTTTTTAACATCGCTATCGGTGCGTCGTCGGCGCGCGAACGAATCAGTTCTATTTGCGAAGAGGCGGGCGCTGCCGCGTTTTCCATTGTGGCGCAGAACGTGGTCATTCTTGATTGTAATGAGATCGCGGAAGGGGCTGTGCTCTCCCCGTTTGTGACCATCACGTCCAATGCCAAAATCGGCCGTCATTTCCACGCCAACTTGTATGCCTATGTTGCGCATGACTGCATTATTGGAGATTACGTGACCTTTGCGCCTTCTGCTAAGTGCAACGGGAACGTAACAATCGAAGATCATGCCTACATCGGTACCGGTGCTTCCATTATCCAGGGCAAGCAGGGCAAGCCCCTGGTCATCGGGCGTGGTGCGATTGTCGGAATGGGAGCTGTCGTCACTAAAAGTGTGCCAGCGGGCGTTACCGTAATAGGCAATCCTGCGCGACCACTGACGAGAGAAGGGTTGAAAAAGTGA